TCCGCGCTCACCTGTCCGCCGACATGACCATCAAGATGATCATGCGGCCGCTGGATTTGCCGCCAACCGTGCAGACCATGGTGGCCTACCCGGTGACGCAGATCATGAACAAAGTGTTCTTGCGCTAGCGCCGCTACAAACGATAGAAGCGCTGTGCATTGCCTCCCATGATCTGTTGCTTTTCCCAGGGCTCCAGGATTGCCAGCAACACCTCGGTAACCTCCAGCCAGCGGTCGTAGTCCGCCGCCAGTTTGAGCACCGGCCAGTCGCTGCCCCAGATCACCCGCTCCGCCCCGAAAGCTTCCAGCACATGCACAGCATAGGGTTGCAGCTGGGAGATTTGCCAGCCGGCAGCCGCCTCCGTCACCAGGCCGGATAATTTGCAGTACACCTGCGGCAAGGCCGCCAGCTGGCTGATCAGCGAGCGCCAGGGTTCCATCCGTCCGTCCGCGATGTGCGGCTTGGCGGCATGGTCGATGACCAGCGGCAGTTCCGGGTAGCGCTTGGCAAACGCCAGCAAGGCCGGCAAATGACGCGGCAAGACCAGCGCATCCAGGCTCAGCCGATGACGCTGCATGGCGGCGATCGCCGGCGCCAGCAGCGGATCGTCTATCCAGTCGTCGGCCAAGTCCTGCAGCATGGGCCGCAGGCCGCGCATTTTCGAATGGCTCGCCAGCACAGCGATCTGCTGCGTGGCATGCGCTGACTTCAAGTCGGTCCAACCGACCACGGCGCGGATAAACGGGTTCTGTTCCGCCAGGCCGAGCATGAACAAGGTATCGCTCGTGCTTGGCAAGGATTGCACCAGCACGCTGCCGCCTATGCCATGCTGTTGCAGCAGCGGCGCCAGGTCGGGCGGCAGGAAATCGCGGTGGATAGCCGCCAGTCCTGGCGGCGGCCATTGCCCTGCCCGGTTGGCCAGCAGCCAGAAATGCTGATGGGCGTCGATGCGCATGACGCCGCCGTTTTCAAGAACCATTGCGTTTCATCCTTCCTGCTACAATCAATGCAGCACGTTTCCGGTTTTCCACCTGCAACGGCTGGTTTGTTATATTAAGCCGCTAGCCGGGCCTCGTCGCGGCCAGGCAATTCGCGACCCAAAAAGGTCTATTGGCTGGACCAATAATAGCATGCACAATTTTGACCGGGCAATTGAAAACCGCCTGGAATCCCGCTAAATCTTCGCTCTGTCAAGCAGCATGCCCCGCAGCCGCAATTGCGGACTTATAATTCGCGTCATCGCATGGCGATAATAAACATGCGGCATCCCCTGGGTGGAAACGAATATGCGAATATTGCTGGTAGAAGACAACAGGCCACTGTCCGAATGGCTGGCGCTTACCTTGCACCGAAACAAATATGCAGTCGACTGCGTGTATAACGGCGCCGACGCCGATCACCTGCTGCTGACCCAGCAATATGAACTGGTTATCCTTGACTTGTCCCTGCCCAAGCTGCAAGGCAGTGAGGTGCTCAGGCGGCTGCGCGCGCGCCATAACAATGTGCCGGTGCTGATCCTGACCGCCAACAATTCGGTCGAAGGCCGCATCGGCAGCCTCGACAGCGGCGCCGACGACTACATGGCCAAGCCGTTCGACGTGCACGAGCTGGAGGCGCGCATCCGCGCCCTGCTGCGGCGCGCCAGCCATCAAAAGAATCCGGTCCTGCAATGCGGTTCGCTCAGCTATGACAGCAACAGCCTGATCTTTTCGATAGACGGCGTCGCGCTCACCCTGACGCGGCGCGAACACGCCGTGCTGGAGACGCTGATCATGAAAATGGGCAAGACTGTCAGCAAGCAAGCGCTGGCGGAAAGCCTGTACGCCATGGATGAAGAAGTGTCGCAAGACGCCATCGAAGTCTATATCCACCGCATCCGCAAGAAACTGGAGCATGGCGACGCCGCCATCATCACCTTGCGCGGACTCGGCTACCTGCTGCAGCACCAGCATGTGGTTTAACAGCCTGCGCACCCAGCTGCTGCTGTGGCTGCTGGTGCCGCTGGTGCTGTTCGTCGGCTTTAATGCCTGGGTCACTTACAACAACGCCATCGAGATGGCGACTGTGGTGCATGACCGCATGCTGCTGGGTTCGGCGCGCATCATCGCCGAACAGATACGCTATGAAGACGAGACCCTGCAGGTGACGATTCCGCCGGCAGCGCTGGAACTGTTCCAGTCCGATTCGCATGACCTGATCTACTACCGCGTGGTGACGGGGCATGGCGCACTGCTGGCCGGACAGCCCGATTTGCCGGCGCCGCCGAAAGCCAGCCATAACGAGGAAGCCGTCTATTTCAACGCGACGTTCCGCGATGAACCGGTGCGCATCGTCGCTTTTTTCCAGCAAGTGGTCGGCAACCCGGAACGCGCGCCGGTCATCATCGAAGTCGCGCAAACCCAGCATTCCTACAACGCGCTGTCGGACCGCATGTGGGAACACACGGTGCAGGAGCAGCTGGTAATCCTGCTGCTGGTGGGCCTGCTGCTGCTGCTCGGCCTGCGCCATGGACTGGCGCCGATGATGCGCTTGCGCGACCGCGTACAGCGCCGCAAGCCAGGCGCCCTGGAAGAGCTCGACACCGCGCCGGTGCCTTCCGAGCTGGTGCCGCTGGTGCACGCCATCAATGACTACGTACAGCGGTTGGACGAGCATATGTCGGCGCAGGGACGCTTCCTGGCCAATGCATCGCATCAGCTGCGCACGCCGCTGACAGTGCTCAACACTCAAGTCGACTATGGCTTGCGCAGCAGCGACAGCGCCAGCAAGGATGCCGCGCTGCGCGCGATCAACAAGGGCATACAGCACGGCATCCGGCTGGTGAACCAGCTGCTGACCCTGTCCAACGCCGAAACCGGCACCGGCCATCCCTTGCGCCAAAGCGATGTCAACCTGATCGAGGTGGTGCAAAGAGTGATCGAAGAACTGGCCACCCTGGCGCAGAGCAAAGGCATCGATCTCGGTTTCGAATTCCGCGACAATCCGGTCATGGTGCGGGCCACCCCATCCATGCTGGAAGAGCTGGTGGCCAATCTGCTCGACAATGCGTTGCGCTATACGCCGGCCGGCGGCATCGTGACGCTTGCCGTCGACGGCAACGAGCACGGCACGCTGCTGCGGGTGGAGGACAACGGTCCCGGCATTCCCGAAGCTGAACGGGAACGTGTTTTCGAACGCTTCTATCGCCTGCAGGAAGACCGTTCCGACGGCAGCGGCCTGGGCCTGGCGATCGTCCGCGAAATTGCGGCGGCCAGCAAGGCTGAAGTTGCATTATCGACACCACCCTGCGGCAACGGCTTGCTGGTGACGATCAGCTTTCCGCCCCTGCCCAGCCCTACCCGGCGGCCGCGGGTGGATCGCAAACAACACAGTGAGGCCTTTTCAGAAGAAAACTTACAGTCAGCTTTCAAATCCGGGATATATTTCACCTCAGCTGTGGCGCGGTTTCCACAGTCGAAACACCCTGATTTGCGCTCTGAAAGCAGTTAGTAAGCTTGTGAATTTTATAGTCTGCGGACCGATCCACGCGATTGGCAAATTTAACTATAAATATCTGGAGACACAAATGAAAAAATCGCTGCTGGCGCTGGCCGCCCTCGCGACCCTGGGATCCGTGAGTACTGTCCATGCCCAATCCAATGTCACCATCTATGGCTTGATCGACGCCACCATCAGCACCGTCAACCACGCTGACAAACAAGGCGACCGCCTGACCGGGATTCCGGTCGCATGGTTCAGCGGCAACCGCCTTGGCTTCCGCGGCGCTGAAGATCTGGGCGGCGGCATGAAAGCCATTTTCAAGCTGGAAGCGGAATTCGTGGTCGGCACCGGTGAGATGGATACACCGGGCGTGCTGTTCAACCGCGACTCCTGGGTTGGTTTGCAAGACACTACTTTCGGCCAGATCACACTGGGCCGCCAAAACACCCTGGCGCGGGATTTTTCCCAGGTCTACGGCGACGCCTACGGCTCCAAGCTGGGCCTGGAAGAAGGCGGCTTCACCAACAACAACAACTTCAAGCAGTT
The sequence above is a segment of the Collimonas sp. PA-H2 genome. Coding sequences within it:
- a CDS encoding amidohydrolase; this encodes MVLENGGVMRIDAHQHFWLLANRAGQWPPPGLAAIHRDFLPPDLAPLLQQHGIGGSVLVQSLPSTSDTLFMLGLAEQNPFIRAVVGWTDLKSAHATQQIAVLASHSKMRGLRPMLQDLADDWIDDPLLAPAIAAMQRHRLSLDALVLPRHLPALLAFAKRYPELPLVIDHAAKPHIADGRMEPWRSLISQLAALPQVYCKLSGLVTEAAAGWQISQLQPYAVHVLEAFGAERVIWGSDWPVLKLAADYDRWLEVTEVLLAILEPWEKQQIMGGNAQRFYRL
- a CDS encoding response regulator gives rise to the protein MRILLVEDNRPLSEWLALTLHRNKYAVDCVYNGADADHLLLTQQYELVILDLSLPKLQGSEVLRRLRARHNNVPVLILTANNSVEGRIGSLDSGADDYMAKPFDVHELEARIRALLRRASHQKNPVLQCGSLSYDSNSLIFSIDGVALTLTRREHAVLETLIMKMGKTVSKQALAESLYAMDEEVSQDAIEVYIHRIRKKLEHGDAAIITLRGLGYLLQHQHVV
- a CDS encoding sensor histidine kinase, yielding MWFNSLRTQLLLWLLVPLVLFVGFNAWVTYNNAIEMATVVHDRMLLGSARIIAEQIRYEDETLQVTIPPAALELFQSDSHDLIYYRVVTGHGALLAGQPDLPAPPKASHNEEAVYFNATFRDEPVRIVAFFQQVVGNPERAPVIIEVAQTQHSYNALSDRMWEHTVQEQLVILLLVGLLLLLGLRHGLAPMMRLRDRVQRRKPGALEELDTAPVPSELVPLVHAINDYVQRLDEHMSAQGRFLANASHQLRTPLTVLNTQVDYGLRSSDSASKDAALRAINKGIQHGIRLVNQLLTLSNAETGTGHPLRQSDVNLIEVVQRVIEELATLAQSKGIDLGFEFRDNPVMVRATPSMLEELVANLLDNALRYTPAGGIVTLAVDGNEHGTLLRVEDNGPGIPEAERERVFERFYRLQEDRSDGSGLGLAIVREIAAASKAEVALSTPPCGNGLLVTISFPPLPSPTRRPRVDRKQHSEAFSEENLQSAFKSGIYFTSAVARFPQSKHPDLRSESS